One window of the Ananas comosus cultivar F153 linkage group 21, ASM154086v1, whole genome shotgun sequence genome contains the following:
- the LOC109726765 gene encoding serine/threonine-protein phosphatase 7 long form homolog codes for MAQIEPVVEYGFIQRCLDLLHSQDSTAFLDLSLNVCPARSLYLGLWSRDVRRERPQTFPTSCTESMPITLQDCGRVNFRSSCRWSACTGATQHPRIEICQELLSWTNAGGLRFGANVRTTDIEFYRDELDQQRETQITWRPYTDAVLEVLPAFCVQGSEVWRSRTTLICFHIVELHVPDRVLRQFGLLQHIPIHVETIRRFTSQGRPDEHWGHFHAAHIERWEQRLQAIIDQDPIVSDDPVQATSIYMEWYWQITRRWISRPVQRLPLTYTLAARPREHWWTHYNKLKWASAG; via the exons ATGGCGCAAATTGAACCAGTTGTGGAATATGGATTCATCCAGCGGTGCTTAGATTTGCTTCACAGTCAGGATTCTACGGCATTTCTCGACTTATCTCTGAACGTCTGCCCAGCTCGATCTCTCTATCTGGGACTCTGGTCGAGAGATGTGCGACGGGAGAGACCACAGACCTTTCCCACTTCTTGCACGGAGAGTATGCCGATTACACTTCAGGACTGTGGCCGGGTTAATTTCAGGTCTTCGTGTCGATGGAGCGCCTGCACGGGCGCTACACAGCATCCGCGGATAGAGATTTGTCAGGAGCTGTTGAG TTGGACGAATGCCGGCGGTTTACGTTTTGGGGCCAACGTTAGGACGACCGATATAGAGTTCTATAGAGATGAGCTAGATCAGCAGCGAGAGACACAG ATTACATGGCGGCCGTACACAGATGCTGTATTAGAGGTGCTACCAGCATTCTGTGTACAGGGCAGTGAGGTATGGCGATCGCGGACCACGCTGATTTGTTTTCATATCGTCGAGCTTCACGTGCCCGATCGAGTCCTTCGGCAGTTTGGTCTCCTGCAGCATATACCTATTCATGTGGAGACCATCCGTCGCTTCACATCTCAGGGGCGGCCAGATGAGCATTGGGGCCACTTTCATGCTGCACACATCGAGAGATGGGAACAGCGATTACAGGCTATTATTGACCAGGATCCGATTGTCAGTGATGACCCGGTACAGGCGACCTCTATATATATGGAGTGGTATTGGCAGATTACGAGAAGATGGATTTCTCGTCCAGTACAGCGTCTACCATTGACATACACCCTCGCGGCCAGACCGAGAGAGCACTG GTGGACGCATTACAACAAGCTCAAATGGGCATCAGCGGGCTAG